From one Thunnus maccoyii chromosome 6, fThuMac1.1, whole genome shotgun sequence genomic stretch:
- the vaspb gene encoding vasodilator-stimulated phosphoprotein isoform X1 has translation MSESSICQARATVMIYDDGNKKWLPAGTGPQTFSRVQIYHNPSNNAFRIVGRKMQTDQQVVINCPIVRGLKYNQATPNFHQWRDARQVWGLNFGSKEDAALFANGMAHALEVLNSLADAGYATLPRPVSNGPSPEELEQQRRLEQQRLEQQDRERQERERQERERQERERLERQGGAAPIPPAPPLATGGPPPPPAPPPPPGPPPAAGIPPPPGPPPIAPPPAPPLPSAGGGGGLGGGDGGGAGGLAAALAGAKLRKVSKQEDAAPATSISRADSNRNSNSSIGGGGGGLMGEMSAILARRRKAADTGEKPPMKPQDNDDSEPQGQTDTIRRPWEKLSMNRNNSITKSMDSTPSLSQGSRAKPAANSNDAGGMDDSDLEKMKQEILEEVRKELQKVKEEIIGAFVQELQKRST, from the exons tGAGTCGAGTATTTGCCAGGCTCGGGCCACTGTGATGATCTATGACGATGGCAATAAGAAGTGGCTGCCGGCAGGCACTGGACCCCAGACCTTCAGCAGAGTCCAGATCTATCACAACCCCTCCAACAATGCCTTCAGGATAGTGGGACGCAAGATGCAGACAGACCAGCAG GTGGTTATAAACTGTCCAATCGTGAGAGGTCTGAAGTACAACCAGGCCACACCTAATTTCCACCAGTGGCGGGACGCTCGACAGGTGTGGGGGCTCAACTTTGGCAGCAAGGAGGATGCTGCTCTATTCGCCAATGGCATGGCACACGCTCTGGAAGTGCTCAACTCCTTGGCAGACGCAG GCTATGCAACCCTTCCCCGCCCAGTGTCAAACGGACCATCTCCAGAAGAGCTTGAACAACAGCGGAG GTTGGAGCAGCAGAGGTTGGAACAGCAGGATCGGGAGCgccaggagagagaaagacaggagcGGGAGCGGCAGGAAAGGGAGAGACTGGAGAGACAAGGCGGTGCAG CCCCTATTCCTCCAGCTCCACCGTTGGCCACTGGAGGCCCCCCTCCTCCACcggcccctcctccaccccctgGCCCTCCACCAGCCGCTGGCATCCCTCCCCCTCCGGGACCCCCTCCCATAGCACCTCCGCCAGCCCCGCCCCTGCcctctgcaggaggaggaggtggccTTGGTGGTGGGGACGGTGGGGGAGCTGGGGGCTTGGCGGCTGCCCTCGCAGGAGCCAAGCTCCGCAAAGTATCTAAA CAGGAGGACGCAGCCCCTGCAACTTCAATAAGCAGAGCTGACTCCAACCGCAACAGCAATTCCTCtattggaggaggaggaggtggtctGATGGGTGAGATGAGTGCCATCTTGGCACGAAG GAGAAAAGCGGCagacactggagagaagccacCCATGAAGCCACAAGACAAT GATGATTCAGAGCCTCAAGGTCAAACCG ACACCATAAGAAGACCTTGGGAGAAATTGTCTATGAACAG GAATAACTCCATCACCAAGAGCATGGACTCCACTCCCTCATTGTCCCAAGGTTCCAG GGCAAAGCCCGCAGCCAACAGTAACGACGCAGGCGGAATGGATGACTCGGATTTAGAAAAAATGAAACAG gagATCCTGGAAGAGGTGCGAAAAGAACTACAAAAAGTAAAGGAGGAAATAATCGGAG CCTTTGTTCAGGAGCTGCAAAAGAGAAGCACATAG
- the vaspb gene encoding vasodilator-stimulated phosphoprotein isoform X2: MSESSICQARATVMIYDDGNKKWLPAGTGPQTFSRVQIYHNPSNNAFRIVGRKMQTDQQVVINCPIVRGLKYNQATPNFHQWRDARQVWGLNFGSKEDAALFANGMAHALEVLNSLADAGYATLPRPVSNGPSPEELEQQRRLEQQRLEQQDRERQERERQERERQERERLERQGGAAPIPPAPPLATGGPPPPPAPPPPPGPPPAAGIPPPPGPPPIAPPPAPPLPSAGGGGGLGGGDGGGAGGLAAALAGAKLRKVSKEDAAPATSISRADSNRNSNSSIGGGGGGLMGEMSAILARRRKAADTGEKPPMKPQDNDDSEPQGQTDTIRRPWEKLSMNRNNSITKSMDSTPSLSQGSRAKPAANSNDAGGMDDSDLEKMKQEILEEVRKELQKVKEEIIGAFVQELQKRST; the protein is encoded by the exons tGAGTCGAGTATTTGCCAGGCTCGGGCCACTGTGATGATCTATGACGATGGCAATAAGAAGTGGCTGCCGGCAGGCACTGGACCCCAGACCTTCAGCAGAGTCCAGATCTATCACAACCCCTCCAACAATGCCTTCAGGATAGTGGGACGCAAGATGCAGACAGACCAGCAG GTGGTTATAAACTGTCCAATCGTGAGAGGTCTGAAGTACAACCAGGCCACACCTAATTTCCACCAGTGGCGGGACGCTCGACAGGTGTGGGGGCTCAACTTTGGCAGCAAGGAGGATGCTGCTCTATTCGCCAATGGCATGGCACACGCTCTGGAAGTGCTCAACTCCTTGGCAGACGCAG GCTATGCAACCCTTCCCCGCCCAGTGTCAAACGGACCATCTCCAGAAGAGCTTGAACAACAGCGGAG GTTGGAGCAGCAGAGGTTGGAACAGCAGGATCGGGAGCgccaggagagagaaagacaggagcGGGAGCGGCAGGAAAGGGAGAGACTGGAGAGACAAGGCGGTGCAG CCCCTATTCCTCCAGCTCCACCGTTGGCCACTGGAGGCCCCCCTCCTCCACcggcccctcctccaccccctgGCCCTCCACCAGCCGCTGGCATCCCTCCCCCTCCGGGACCCCCTCCCATAGCACCTCCGCCAGCCCCGCCCCTGCcctctgcaggaggaggaggtggccTTGGTGGTGGGGACGGTGGGGGAGCTGGGGGCTTGGCGGCTGCCCTCGCAGGAGCCAAGCTCCGCAAAGTATCTAAA GAGGACGCAGCCCCTGCAACTTCAATAAGCAGAGCTGACTCCAACCGCAACAGCAATTCCTCtattggaggaggaggaggtggtctGATGGGTGAGATGAGTGCCATCTTGGCACGAAG GAGAAAAGCGGCagacactggagagaagccacCCATGAAGCCACAAGACAAT GATGATTCAGAGCCTCAAGGTCAAACCG ACACCATAAGAAGACCTTGGGAGAAATTGTCTATGAACAG GAATAACTCCATCACCAAGAGCATGGACTCCACTCCCTCATTGTCCCAAGGTTCCAG GGCAAAGCCCGCAGCCAACAGTAACGACGCAGGCGGAATGGATGACTCGGATTTAGAAAAAATGAAACAG gagATCCTGGAAGAGGTGCGAAAAGAACTACAAAAAGTAAAGGAGGAAATAATCGGAG CCTTTGTTCAGGAGCTGCAAAAGAGAAGCACATAG
- the vaspb gene encoding vasodilator-stimulated phosphoprotein isoform X3 — translation MSESSICQARATVMIYDDGNKKWLPAGTGPQTFSRVQIYHNPSNNAFRIVGRKMQTDQQVVINCPIVRGLKYNQATPNFHQWRDARQVWGLNFGSKEDAALFANGMAHALEVLNSLADAGYATLPRPVSNGPSPEELEQQRRLEQQRLEQQDRERQERERQERERQERERLERQGGAAPIPPAPPLATGGPPPPPAPPPPPGPPPAAGIPPPPGPPPIAPPPAPPLPSAGGGGGLGGGDGGGAGGLAAALAGAKLRKVSKQEDAAPATSISRADSNRNSNSSIGGGGGGLMGEMSAILARRRKAADTGEKPPMKPQDNDDSEPQGQTDTIRRPWEKLSMNRAKPAANSNDAGGMDDSDLEKMKQEILEEVRKELQKVKEEIIGAFVQELQKRST, via the exons tGAGTCGAGTATTTGCCAGGCTCGGGCCACTGTGATGATCTATGACGATGGCAATAAGAAGTGGCTGCCGGCAGGCACTGGACCCCAGACCTTCAGCAGAGTCCAGATCTATCACAACCCCTCCAACAATGCCTTCAGGATAGTGGGACGCAAGATGCAGACAGACCAGCAG GTGGTTATAAACTGTCCAATCGTGAGAGGTCTGAAGTACAACCAGGCCACACCTAATTTCCACCAGTGGCGGGACGCTCGACAGGTGTGGGGGCTCAACTTTGGCAGCAAGGAGGATGCTGCTCTATTCGCCAATGGCATGGCACACGCTCTGGAAGTGCTCAACTCCTTGGCAGACGCAG GCTATGCAACCCTTCCCCGCCCAGTGTCAAACGGACCATCTCCAGAAGAGCTTGAACAACAGCGGAG GTTGGAGCAGCAGAGGTTGGAACAGCAGGATCGGGAGCgccaggagagagaaagacaggagcGGGAGCGGCAGGAAAGGGAGAGACTGGAGAGACAAGGCGGTGCAG CCCCTATTCCTCCAGCTCCACCGTTGGCCACTGGAGGCCCCCCTCCTCCACcggcccctcctccaccccctgGCCCTCCACCAGCCGCTGGCATCCCTCCCCCTCCGGGACCCCCTCCCATAGCACCTCCGCCAGCCCCGCCCCTGCcctctgcaggaggaggaggtggccTTGGTGGTGGGGACGGTGGGGGAGCTGGGGGCTTGGCGGCTGCCCTCGCAGGAGCCAAGCTCCGCAAAGTATCTAAA CAGGAGGACGCAGCCCCTGCAACTTCAATAAGCAGAGCTGACTCCAACCGCAACAGCAATTCCTCtattggaggaggaggaggtggtctGATGGGTGAGATGAGTGCCATCTTGGCACGAAG GAGAAAAGCGGCagacactggagagaagccacCCATGAAGCCACAAGACAAT GATGATTCAGAGCCTCAAGGTCAAACCG ACACCATAAGAAGACCTTGGGAGAAATTGTCTATGAACAG GGCAAAGCCCGCAGCCAACAGTAACGACGCAGGCGGAATGGATGACTCGGATTTAGAAAAAATGAAACAG gagATCCTGGAAGAGGTGCGAAAAGAACTACAAAAAGTAAAGGAGGAAATAATCGGAG CCTTTGTTCAGGAGCTGCAAAAGAGAAGCACATAG
- the LOC121899311 gene encoding clathrin heavy chain 1-like — MAQILPIRFQEHLQLQNLGINPANIGFSTLTMESDKFICIREKVGEQAQVVIIDMADPNNPIRRPISADSAIMNPASKVIALKAAKTLQIFNIEMKSKMKAHTMTDDVTFWKWISLNTVALVTDNAVYHWSMEGDSQPIKVFDRHSSLAGCQIINYRTDAKQKWLLLIGISAQQNRVVGAMQLYSVDRKVSQPIEGHAAGFAQFKMEDNTEESTLFCFAVRGQAGGKLHIIEVGTPPTGNQPFPKKAVDVFFPPEAQNDFPVAMQISSKQDVVFLITKYGYIHLYDLETGTCIYMNRISGETIFVTAPHEPTAGIIGVNRKGQVLSVCVEEENIIPYITNVLQNPDLALRMAVRNNLAGAEELFARKFNTLFAAGNYSEAAKVAANAPKGILRTPDTIRRFQSVPAQPGQRSPLLQYFGILLDQGQLNKFESLELCRPVLQQGRKQLLEKWLKEDKLECSEELGDLVKSVDPTLALSVYLRANVPNKVIQCFAETGQFQKIVLYAKKVGYTPDWIFLLRNVMRISPEQGLQFSQMLVQDEEPLADITQIVDVFMEYNLIQQCTSFLLDALKNNRPMEGPLQTRLLEMNLVHAPQVADAILGNQMFTHYDRAHVAQLCEKAGLLQRALEHYTDLYDIKRAVVHTHLLNPEWLVNFFGSLSVEDSLECLRAMLSANIRQNLQICVQVASKYHEQLSTQSLTELFESFKSFEGLFYFLGSIVNFSQDPEVHFKYIQAACKTGQIKEVERICRESNCYDPERVKNFLKEAKLTDQLPLIIVCDRFDFVHDLVLYLYRNSLQKYIEIYVQKVNPSRLPVVIGGLLDVDCAEDVIKNLIMVVRGQFSTDELVAEVEKRNRLKLLLPWLEARIHEGCEEPATHNALAKIYIDSNNNPERFLRENPFYDSRVVGKYCEKRDPHLACVAYERGQCDQELINVCNENSLFKSLSRYLVRRKNPELWASVLLETNNYRRPLIDQVVQTALTETQDPEEVSVTVKAFMTADLPNELIELLEKIVLDNSVFSEHRNLQNLLILTAIKADRTRVMEYINRLDNYDAPDIANIAISNELFEEAFAIFRKFDVNTSAVQVLIEHIGNLDRAYEFAERCNEPPVWSQLAKAQLQKGLVKEAIDSYIKADDPSAYMEVGQAAAQSGNWEDLVKFLQMARKKARESYVETELIFALAKTNRLAELEEFINGPNNAHIQQVGDRCYDDKMYEAAKLLYNNVSNFGRLASTLVHLGEYQAAVDGARKANSTRTWKEVCFACVEGKEFRLAQMCGLHIVVHADELEELINYYQDRGYFEELITMLEAALGLERAHMGMFTELAILYSKFKPQKMREHLELFWSRVNIPKVLRAAEQAHLWAELVFLYDKYEEYDNAIITMMNHPSDAWKEGQFKDIVTKVANVELYYKAVQFYLEFKPLLLNDLLIVLSPRLDHTRAVNFFSKVKQLPLVKPYLRSVQNHNNKSVNEALNNLFIIEEDYAALRTSIDAYDNFDNISLAQGLEKHELIEFRRIAAYLFKGNNRWKQSVELCKKDKLYKDAMQYASESKDTELAEELLAWFLNEDKKECFAACLFTCYDLLRPDVVLETAWRHNIMDFSMPYFIQVMREYLSKVDKLEASESLRKQEEQATESQPIVYGTPQLMLTAGPNVAVPPQQAYGYGYTAAPGYAQPPQPSFGYGM; from the exons atggcTCAGATACTACCTATCCGCTTCCAGGAGCACCTGCAG CTCCAGAACCTGGGGATCAACCCAGCCAACATCGGATTCAGCACTCTAACCATGGAGTCCGACAAGTTCATCTGTATAAGGGAGAAGGTGGGTGAGCAGGCCCAGGTTGTCATCATTGATATGGCGGACCCCAACAATCCCATCCGCAGGCCCATCTCTGCAGACAGCGCCATCATGAATCCTGCCAGCAAAGTTATTGCCCTTAAAG CGGCAAAGACCCTGCAGATCTTCAACATTGAGATGAAGAGCAAGATGAAGGCTCACACGATGACAGATGACGTGACCTTCTGGAAGTGGATCTCCCTCAACACCGTTGCCCTGGTCACAGACAACGCAGTCTACCACTGGAGCATGGAGGGTGACTCTCAGCCAATCAAAGTCTTTGACCGCCACTCCAGCCTGGCAGGCTGCCAGATCATTAACTACCGCACTGACGCCAAACAGAAATGGTTGCTGCTCATCGGCATTTCAGCACAG caaAACCGTGTTGTTGGAGCGATGCAGCTATACTCAGTGGACAGGAAGGTGTCTCAGCCCATCGAGGGTCATGCTGCTGGCTTTGCGCAGTTCAAGATGGAGGACAATACCGAAGAGTCAACTCTGTTCTGCTTTGCTGTGCGAGGACAGGCAGGGGGAAAG CTGCATATCATTGAAGTGGGGACTCCACCGACTGGGAACCAGCCATTTCCAAAGAAAGCTGTGgatgttttctttcctccagAAGCCCAGAATGACTTCCCCGTCGCCATGCAG ATCAGTTCCAAGCAAGATGTAGTCTTTCTCATCACCAAATATGGCTACATCCACCTGTATGACCTAGAGACTGGAACCTGTATCTACATGAACAGGATCAGCGGGGAGACCATTTTTGTCACTGCCCCTCACGAGCCCACTGCTGGTATCATTGGGGTCAACAGGAAAGGAcag GTGTTGTCAGTGTGCGTGGAGGAGGAAAACATCATTCCCTACATCACCAATGTGCTCCAGAACCCAGACCTGGCTCTCCGCATGGCTGTCCGTAACAACCTTGCCGGTGCTGAGGAGCTGTTTGCCCGCAAGTTCAACACCCTCTTTGCAGCAGGGAATTACTCAGAAGCTGCCAAGGTGGCAGCCAATGCACCTAAG GGTATCCTGCGGACCCCAGACACCATCCGTAGGTTCCAGAGCGTTCCAGCCCAACCAGGCCAGAGGTCTCCATTGCTCCAGTACTTTGGCATCTTATTGGATCAAGGCCAACTTAACAAGTTTGAGTCTCTGGAACTGTGCAGGCCTGTCTTGCAGCAAGGCCGTAAGCAGTTGCTAGAGAAATGGCTGAAAGAGGACAAG ctggaATGCTCTGAGGAGCTTGGAGACTTGGTGAAGTCTGTAGATCCCACTCTTGCCCTCAGTGTCTACCTCAGAGCTAACGTCCCCAATAAGGTCATTCAGTGCTTTGCAGAGACTGGCCAGTTCCAGAAGATTGTTCTCTACGCCAAGAAG GTGGGATACACTCCAGACTGGATCTTCCTGCTAAGGAACGTAATGCGGATCAGCCCAGAACAGGGCCTTCAGTTCTCCCAGATGTTGGTACAGGATGAGGAGCCACTTGCTGACATTACACAG ATTGTCGACGTCTTCATGGAGTACAACCTGATCCAGCAGTGCACATCCTTCCTGCTAGATGCTCTGAAGAACAACAGGCCCATGGAGGGACCACTTCAGACACGTCTGCTGGAAATGAATTTGGTCCATGCACCACAG GTTGCAGACGCCATCCTGGGCAACCAGATGTTCACCCATTATGATCGTGCACATGTGGCACAGCTGTGTGAGAAGGCTGGTCTCCTGCAAAGGGCGCTGGAGCATTACACCGACTTATACGACATTAAGCGTGCTGtggtacacacacacctcctcaacCCAGAG TGGCTGGTGAATTTCTTTGGCTCCTTGTCAGTGGAGGACTCTTTGGAGTGTCTTAGGGCCATGCTGTCTGCCAACATCCGCCAGAACCTGCAGATCTGTGTCCAGGTCGCCTCCAAGTACCATGAGCAACTCTCCACTCAGTCCCTCACCGAACTCTTTGAGTCCTTCAAAAGCTTTGAGG gtttgttttatttcctggGTTCCATTGTGAACTTCAGCCAGGACCCCGAGGTTCACTTCAAATATATTCAGGCTGCTTGCAAGACGGGCCAGATCAAAGAGGTGGAGAGAATCTGCAGAGAGAGTAACTGTTACGACCCTGAGCGTGTGAAGAACTTCCTCAAG gAAGCTAAGCTGACTGACCAGCTGCCTTTGATCATTGTGTGTGACCGCTTCGATTTTGTCCATGATCTGGTCCTGTACCTGTACCGCAACAGCCTGCAGAAATACATTGAGATCTATGTGCAAAAG GTGAACCCAAGCCGTCTGCCAGTAGTCATTGGAGGTTTACTGGATGTGGATTGTGCTGAGGATGTGATTAAGAACCTGATCATGGTGGTGAGAGGGCAGTTTTCCACAGACGAACTGGTCGCTGAAGTGGAGAAAAGAAATCG actgaagctgctgctgccttGGTTGGAGGCTCGTATTCATGAAGGTTGTGAGGAACCTGCAACCCACAACGCCCTGGCCAAGATTTACATCGACAGCAACAACAACCCAGAACGCTTCCTGAGGGAGAACCCCTTCTACGACAGCCGTGTGGTGGGCAAGTACTGTGAGAAGAGAGACCCCCACCTGGCCTGTGTGGCCTACGAAAGAGGACAGTGTGACCAGGAGCTAATTAAT GTGTGCAATGAGAACTCACTGTTTAAGAGTCTGTCCCGCTACCTTGTGCGTCGCAAGAATCCTGAGCTGTGGGCAAGTGTGCTGCTGGAGACCAACAACTACAGAAGACCACTTATCGACCAG GTTGTCCAAACAGCCCTGACAGAGACACAGGATCCAGAGGAGGTATCTGTGACAGTCAAGGCCTTTATGACCGCTGACCTTCCTAATGAGCTCATCGAGCTTCTGGAGAAGATTGTCCTGGATAACTCTGTCTTTAGCGAGCACAG AAACCTGCAGAATCTGCTCATCCTGACGGCCATTAAAGCTGATCGGACACGTGTCATGGAGTACATTAACCGTCTGGACAACTACGATGCCCCAGACATTGCAAATATTGCCATCAGCAATGAGCTGTTTGAGGAGGCCTTTGCTATTTTTAGGAAATTTGACGTCAACACCTCTGCTGTGCAG GTTCTGATTGAGCACATTGGTAATTTGGACAGAGCCTATGAGTTTGCTGAGCGCTGCAATGAGCCTCCAGTGTGGAGTCAGCTGGCAAAGGCCCAGCTGCAGAAAGGTCTGGTCAAAGAAGCCATTGACTCTTACATCAAGGCTGATGACCCCTCTGCTTACATGGAGGTGGGACAAGCTGCAGCCCAGAGCG GAAACTGGGAGGACCTGGTGAAGTTTCTGCAGATGGCCCGTAAGAAGGCCCGTGAGTCGTACGTTGAAACAGAGTTAATCTTCGCTCTGGCCAAGACCAACCGTCTGGCTGAGCTGGAAGAGTTCATCAATGGTCCGAACAATGCTCACATTCAGCAA GTGGGTGACCGTTGCTATGACGACAAGATGTATGAGGCAGCCAAACTGCTTTACAACAATGTGTCCAATTTCGGCCGCCTGGCCTCCACTCTAGTGCACCTGGGAGAATACCAGGCAGCTGTGGATGGAGCTCGCAAGGCCAACAGCACCCGCACCTGGAAGGAG gTGTGTTTTGCTTGTGTAGAGGGGAAGGAGTTCCGGCTCGCCCAGATGTGCGGCCTGCATATTGTCGTACATGCCGATGAACTGGAGGAACTTATCAATTACTACCAG GATCGTGGTTACTTTGAGGAGCTGATCACCATGCTGGAGGCGGCCCTGGGACTGGAGCGTGCTCACATGGGTATGTTCACAGAGCTCGCCATCCTCTACTCCAAATTCAAACCCCAGAAGATGAGGGAGCACCTGGAGCTCTTCTGGTCCCGTGTCAACATTCCAAAG GTTCTCAGGGCAGCAGAGCAAGCCCACCTCTGGGCGGAGCTGGTGTTCCTTTACGACAAGTATGAGGAATATGACAACGCCATCATCACTATGATGAACCACCCATCTGATGCCTGGAAGGAGGGCCAGTTCAAAGACATTGTCACCAAG GTGGCCAACGTGGAGCTGTACTACAAGGCCGTCCAGTTTTATCTGGAGTTCAAACCTTTGTTACTGAATGACCTGCTCATCGTCCTCTCTCCAAGACTGGACCACACACGCGCCGTCAATTTCTTCAGCAAG gtgaaacagctgcCTCTGGTTAAACCATACCTGAGGTCGGTCCAGAATCACAACAACAAGTCAGTCAATGAAGCCCTCAACAACCTCTTCATCATTGAGGAAGACTACGCG GCACTGCGCACCTCCATTGATGCCTACGACAACTTTGACAACATCTCACTGGCCCAGGGCTTGGAGAAGCATGAGTTGATTGAGTTTAGGAGGATCGCAGCGTACCTTTTCAAGGGCAACAACCGCTGGAAACAGAGTGTTGAGCTCTGCAAGAAGGACAAGCTCTACAAG GATGCCATGCAGTACGCATCAGAGTCCAAAGACACAGAGCTGGCTGAAGAGCTCCTGGCTTGGTTCCTGAATGAAGATAAGAAGGAGTGTTTTGCCGCCTGCCTATTCACCTGCTACGACCTGCTGCGGCCTGACGTGGTGCTTGAGACCGCTTGGAGGCACAACATCATGGACTTCTCCATGCCATATTTCATCCAGGTCATGAGGGAGTACCTCAGTAAG